One part of the Leptospira saintgironsiae genome encodes these proteins:
- a CDS encoding MBL fold metallo-hydrolase translates to MDKIRTIDCGYVEAGLACAYLIVDGDKATFVENNTNYAVPLLLEALKEEGLTPESVDYIIITHVHLDHAGGTGKLISLCPNATVLAHPKAAPHVIDPTRLIKSSIQVYGEENYFKLYGEILPVPSDRVRTMSDGEELSWQKRTFKFLHTRGHANHHFCIYDSLTNGIFTGDTFGIGYTLFRKGKDSLLFPSTTPTDFDPEEAILSVDKILATGADKAYLTHFGVWEDIRSGASQMKEGLNVMKNVLVSAEKTGLEGESLIGFCEARVRSYLEDQIHTRHLPFGEKEERFIGFDSQINAQGIAFKIERSRKNKK, encoded by the coding sequence TTGGACAAGATTCGAACCATAGATTGCGGATATGTAGAAGCAGGACTTGCCTGTGCTTATCTGATTGTGGACGGGGACAAAGCTACATTCGTAGAAAATAATACTAATTATGCAGTCCCTCTTCTGTTAGAAGCATTAAAAGAAGAAGGACTTACTCCTGAGTCTGTAGACTATATCATCATTACTCATGTTCATCTGGACCATGCGGGAGGAACAGGAAAACTAATCTCTCTTTGTCCGAATGCAACTGTACTTGCACATCCAAAAGCTGCGCCTCATGTAATCGATCCAACTCGTCTTATTAAAAGTTCCATCCAGGTATATGGAGAAGAGAATTATTTCAAGTTGTATGGTGAAATTCTTCCTGTACCGAGTGATCGTGTTCGCACTATGAGTGATGGAGAAGAATTGTCCTGGCAAAAAAGAACATTTAAATTCCTGCATACAAGAGGACATGCAAATCATCATTTTTGTATTTATGATTCATTGACAAACGGGATCTTTACTGGAGATACATTTGGGATTGGTTATACATTATTTAGAAAAGGAAAAGATTCTCTATTATTTCCTTCTACAACTCCAACTGATTTTGATCCAGAAGAAGCAATACTTTCAGTAGATAAGATACTTGCTACTGGTGCGGACAAAGCTTATCTCACACATTTTGGGGTTTGGGAAGATATCCGATCAGGAGCTTCTCAAATGAAAGAAGGTCTTAACGTTATGAAAAACGTTCTAGTCTCGGCAGAAAAGACAGGCTTGGAAGGAGAATCATTGATTGGATTTTGTGAAGCTAGAGTCCGTTCTTATTTAGAGGATCAAATTCATACCCGACATCTGCCTTTTGGAGAAAAAGAAGAAAGATTTATAGGTTTCGATTCTCAGATCAACGCACAAGGGATTGCATTTAAGATAGAAAGATCTAGAAAGAATAAGAAATAA
- a CDS encoding 7TM-DISM domain-containing protein, giving the protein MSTASPWGEIYPLKGDWEFNWGNLYSPNTGYAASGQYFPVPGIWRDYSPEFTLQGHGSYRLKIHKTPEQRNLAIYVPRIPGVYSVYFGKRMIFANGINGTNRFDTEFLAHPNSQIYLLDSLDTELIVNVSNYRGNFLKGGIRNPFLIGDIDSLKLKVVREMIWETLLVAIIFSVGLYHLIFFASYRKDLVPLFFSLFCFLVAFYSFVTSGLQYILTPELTLDWRIRMEYFCEACLVPSVYMILRTMYPKQFGAKWMAILMSTMFIFVLSVFVLGEEELIYLYSFFMHVPPFYSLVLLVTLGYAWWQKEDRARTVFLSGIILAISMVNDVIWGLYEVYFLIPYSFPAALVGFITFNSYIISLRFTKDLEKVEAFAELQSKYNEQLRLNAEEKAKYATLVDQSMDKGFHSLIDQLESKESSDKSLSKLKDELNQTLSGVRDILDLMHHQGGKEELVEDEMRKFVLKNPLFAHSEIQTVSQFLRIDECLQVQRIFSDAVKIGARRSGESKIFWGKEGDSILLRLQATGVVEIKEEPSSLLEADLKVRAEKLGARFFLLSEPGKFEFELRLHS; this is encoded by the coding sequence CTGAGTACAGCTAGCCCTTGGGGAGAAATTTATCCTCTTAAAGGAGACTGGGAATTCAATTGGGGAAATTTATACTCACCTAATACAGGTTATGCGGCTAGTGGACAATACTTTCCTGTTCCTGGAATTTGGAGGGATTATTCTCCAGAATTTACATTACAAGGACATGGTTCTTATAGATTAAAGATCCATAAAACTCCAGAGCAGAGGAATCTCGCCATTTATGTGCCCCGAATCCCGGGTGTGTATTCAGTATATTTCGGAAAAAGAATGATCTTTGCCAACGGGATCAATGGAACGAATAGGTTTGATACAGAGTTCTTAGCACATCCAAATTCTCAGATCTATCTTTTGGATTCCTTGGATACTGAACTTATCGTAAATGTTTCGAATTATAGAGGAAATTTTTTAAAAGGTGGAATACGAAATCCATTCCTGATAGGAGATATAGATTCTTTAAAATTAAAAGTGGTCCGTGAAATGATCTGGGAAACACTTTTAGTTGCGATTATTTTTTCAGTAGGTTTGTATCACTTGATCTTCTTCGCATCTTATCGAAAAGATTTAGTGCCATTATTTTTCTCACTATTTTGCTTTTTAGTAGCCTTCTATTCATTCGTAACTTCTGGCCTTCAGTATATTCTTACACCTGAATTGACTTTAGATTGGCGTATCAGAATGGAATATTTCTGCGAAGCGTGTTTGGTGCCTTCTGTATACATGATCCTGAGGACAATGTATCCGAAACAATTCGGGGCCAAATGGATGGCAATCTTAATGAGCACAATGTTCATTTTTGTCCTTTCTGTTTTTGTATTGGGAGAAGAAGAACTTATCTATCTGTATTCCTTCTTTATGCATGTTCCTCCATTTTACAGTTTGGTCCTGTTGGTAACATTAGGATATGCTTGGTGGCAGAAGGAAGATCGAGCCAGAACAGTATTCCTTTCCGGGATCATACTTGCGATTTCTATGGTGAACGATGTGATCTGGGGATTATACGAAGTTTACTTCCTCATACCTTATAGTTTTCCGGCAGCGCTTGTAGGATTTATAACATTCAATTCTTATATTATATCATTAAGATTTACTAAAGATCTGGAGAAGGTGGAAGCCTTCGCCGAATTACAATCCAAGTATAATGAACAACTTAGGTTAAACGCCGAGGAAAAAGCAAAGTATGCAACCTTGGTGGACCAATCTATGGACAAAGGATTTCATTCTCTTATAGATCAGTTGGAATCTAAGGAAAGTTCTGACAAATCACTTTCTAAACTTAAAGACGAACTCAATCAAACTCTCTCGGGAGTCAGAGATATTTTGGACCTGATGCATCATCAGGGTGGAAAAGAAGAATTAGTAGAAGATGAAATGAGAAAGTTCGTCTTGAAAAACCCGTTATTCGCACATTCAGAGATCCAAACTGTTTCCCAGTTTTTGAGAATAGACGAATGCCTCCAGGTCCAAAGGATCTTCTCCGACGCAGTAAAGATAGGTGCGAGAAGGTCCGGTGAATCCAAAATTTTCTGGGGAAAAGAAGGAGATTCGATACTACTCAGGTTACAAGCAACAGGAGTTGTGGAAATCAAAGAAGAACCTTCTTCTCTTTTGGAAGCGGACCTAAAAGTGAGGGCCGAAAAGTTAGGAGCAAGATTTTTCCTATTGAGCGAGCCTGGAAAATTCGAATTCGAACTCAGATTGCATTCTTAA
- a CDS encoding AraC family transcriptional regulator: MEHLPGFFLHFWIQFGTALCLLLAAMELAKKRENAMPGGIFYLAIILALVESRLGLGLVPWAADHIWFWPAFFPAVWAVGPTLLLVSRNMVQFALDREIQIGKHFIPAILLLLGELIAYTILPAEEIREYIRNAMFGSKVDILTGVTIFGSIHQTVYSIFLWVLFRKASKETEIPLSSLVYTILFVVFTTIQLCWFGYFLKNQFLLAAGSSFQTLGIVLVFLFSSRYPNFFISLKSEIQQKRYERTQLNGLDLDQLHTRINELVEADKIYKEESLKIQDFAEKLLVSPHQLSRILNETYGKNFNEFLNSFRVEEAKTLLLEDLERTVLSIAYDVGFNTKSTFNAQFLKITGMTPLEWRKKGSKL, from the coding sequence TTGGAGCATCTCCCCGGTTTTTTTCTTCATTTTTGGATCCAATTTGGAACCGCACTTTGCCTACTTCTCGCGGCGATGGAGCTCGCTAAGAAAAGGGAAAATGCGATGCCAGGTGGGATCTTCTACCTAGCCATCATTCTCGCCTTGGTGGAGAGTCGATTGGGCTTAGGTCTGGTGCCATGGGCCGCGGATCATATTTGGTTCTGGCCTGCATTCTTCCCCGCGGTCTGGGCTGTGGGTCCTACATTACTTTTGGTGTCTAGGAATATGGTCCAATTTGCTTTGGACAGAGAGATCCAGATTGGAAAACATTTTATTCCGGCTATTCTACTCTTACTCGGGGAATTAATCGCCTATACTATTCTACCTGCAGAAGAGATCAGAGAATATATCCGAAATGCAATGTTCGGTTCCAAGGTGGATATTCTAACTGGAGTTACAATTTTTGGTTCCATCCACCAAACTGTTTATTCCATTTTTCTTTGGGTGTTGTTTAGAAAGGCTTCCAAGGAAACTGAGATCCCACTTTCTTCTCTAGTTTATACGATCCTGTTCGTAGTTTTCACAACGATTCAACTTTGTTGGTTCGGATATTTTTTGAAGAATCAGTTTTTATTAGCTGCAGGTTCTAGTTTCCAAACTTTAGGGATCGTTCTTGTATTTTTATTCTCCTCAAGATATCCGAATTTTTTCATTTCTTTGAAGTCGGAGATCCAACAGAAAAGATACGAGAGAACCCAGCTAAATGGATTGGATCTGGACCAACTTCATACTCGTATCAATGAATTGGTAGAGGCGGATAAAATATATAAAGAAGAAAGTCTGAAAATCCAGGACTTCGCCGAAAAACTATTGGTATCTCCTCACCAACTTTCCCGCATTTTAAACGAGACCTACGGCAAAAACTTCAATGAATTCCTAAATTCATTTAGGGTAGAAGAGGCCAAAACTCTTCTATTAGAGGACCTGGAACGAACTGTTCTCTCCATCGCATACGATGTTGGATTCAATACTAAGTCCACATTTAATGCACAGTTTCTGAAAATCACAGGAATGACTCCTCTAGAATGGCGAAAAAAGGGTAGCAAACTATAA
- a CDS encoding SDR family NAD(P)-dependent oxidoreductase — MSRLSGKNVLITGASGGFGKELTKQLLKKGANLVLTDMKAPETKAEFYLENSKSVPGKILGSFAADLSSESGCEKAYKEAIKIQPKIDILVNNAGLAFGGRLLDVPMDKWKLILDVNLYAPIYLSRLFLPAMLERKYGQIVNLSSCAGITAPGELVYYSVSKFGIRALGEALDSGYRHQGIYTTNVYPFFANTNILHSQQFGTDKPKVVPSLIVDSPQMVVRAIVRGIEKRKMHVFPGFTAKLLRFLTRLSPGFLRGMERLGQKFS; from the coding sequence ATGAGCAGACTAAGCGGGAAAAATGTTTTAATCACCGGAGCAAGCGGTGGTTTCGGTAAAGAATTAACCAAACAACTGTTAAAGAAAGGCGCCAATTTAGTGCTTACTGATATGAAAGCACCTGAAACCAAGGCTGAATTCTATTTAGAAAATTCTAAATCAGTTCCAGGCAAAATACTTGGAAGTTTTGCAGCGGACTTAAGCAGCGAATCAGGTTGCGAAAAAGCTTATAAAGAAGCGATTAAGATCCAACCTAAGATAGATATTCTAGTAAATAACGCAGGCTTAGCATTCGGCGGAAGATTACTGGATGTTCCAATGGACAAATGGAAATTGATTTTGGATGTAAACCTATACGCTCCAATTTATCTTTCTCGTTTATTCTTACCTGCAATGTTGGAAAGAAAATACGGACAGATCGTAAATCTATCTTCTTGCGCAGGGATTACAGCGCCAGGTGAGTTAGTATATTATTCTGTTTCTAAATTTGGGATCAGAGCATTGGGCGAAGCATTAGATTCAGGTTATAGACACCAAGGAATATATACGACTAACGTGTATCCTTTCTTTGCGAACACAAACATACTACATTCTCAACAATTTGGAACAGATAAACCTAAAGTAGTTCCTTCTTTGATCGTAGACAGCCCTCAAATGGTAGTTCGAGCCATAGTAAGAGGGATAGAAAAAAGAAAGATGCATGTATTCCCAGGATTTACTGCGAAGTTATTGCGCTTTTTGACCAGACTGTCTCCTGGTTTCTTAAGAGGAATGGAAAGGCTCGGACAAAAATTTTCTTAA
- a CDS encoding citrate/2-methylcitrate synthase — protein sequence MSDFVELKFGDQVHRLPVITGTDGNKGIDIRDLHNKTGLTSYDPGFFNTAYAQSKISRRDALTGDLQYRGYDVAELVHYSTFVETSYLLIYGDLPNEKQLKEFSMKLSKHSLIHEDMINLFDGFPGRAHPLAVLSVMVSSLSSYYQDEYEEYLDRGIDQAARLLAKIRTIAAFSYKKMIGQPFVYPVDRHPYCTNFLYMLFSIPSVKYQPSEEHDRILNQLWILYADHEQNVSNTTVQLIGSTQANIFASVSSAINALWGSREGGRQIAAVELIEDIIKSKLSVPEFFERLKKGEFQLHSTCFGHDAYKVKSKRSTIAQKLFLDFYKQKKLDPIAEIALQVDDYVSKDPFYLEKNLYPNLEFYSAILFHSLGIPKELFTAMQAIGKLPGWLAHWREQRTGVNSSHKVRPRQIFTGETHRKYRQILER from the coding sequence ATGAGCGATTTCGTAGAGTTGAAATTCGGAGACCAGGTCCACCGTCTTCCAGTAATCACCGGAACTGACGGGAATAAAGGAATCGATATTAGAGATTTGCATAATAAGACGGGACTAACTTCTTACGATCCCGGTTTTTTTAATACGGCATATGCCCAAAGTAAAATTTCCAGAAGGGATGCTCTTACTGGAGATTTGCAATATAGAGGCTATGATGTAGCGGAATTAGTACATTATTCCACTTTTGTAGAAACCAGCTACCTGCTGATTTACGGAGATCTTCCTAACGAAAAACAGCTGAAAGAATTCTCCATGAAACTTTCCAAACATAGTTTGATCCACGAAGACATGATCAATCTATTTGATGGATTTCCAGGGAGAGCTCACCCACTCGCAGTTCTTTCCGTAATGGTTTCTTCCCTATCCAGTTATTACCAAGACGAATACGAAGAATATTTAGATCGTGGAATTGACCAAGCAGCTCGACTTTTAGCTAAGATCAGAACGATCGCTGCATTTTCTTATAAAAAAATGATCGGGCAACCTTTCGTTTATCCAGTGGATCGTCATCCATACTGTACAAATTTCTTATATATGCTTTTTTCTATTCCGTCGGTTAAATACCAACCTTCTGAAGAGCATGATAGGATCTTAAATCAACTTTGGATCTTATATGCTGATCATGAGCAGAATGTTTCGAACACTACTGTTCAGCTGATCGGTTCTACCCAAGCAAATATATTCGCTTCTGTATCTTCTGCGATCAACGCTCTTTGGGGTTCCAGAGAAGGTGGAAGACAGATTGCAGCAGTAGAATTGATCGAAGATATCATCAAATCTAAACTTTCAGTTCCTGAGTTTTTCGAAAGATTGAAAAAAGGGGAATTCCAACTTCACTCCACATGTTTCGGTCATGATGCATACAAGGTGAAGAGCAAACGTTCTACAATAGCTCAAAAGCTATTCTTAGATTTTTACAAACAGAAGAAGTTAGATCCAATTGCAGAAATCGCTCTACAAGTAGATGATTATGTAAGTAAAGATCCATTCTACCTGGAAAAAAATCTATATCCAAACCTAGAGTTCTATAGTGCGATCCTATTCCATAGTTTAGGAATTCCTAAAGAACTTTTCACTGCAATGCAGGCGATAGGTAAACTTCCTGGATGGTTAGCTCACTGGAGAGAACAAAGAACCGGTGTGAATTCTTCTCATAAGGTTCGTCCACGTCAGATCTTCACTGGCGAAACTCACAGAAAGTACAGACAGATCCTGGAAAGATAA
- a CDS encoding cytochrome-c peroxidase, giving the protein MKNSKILYLGLILALVSACGPSEKTKQLMQDAKTSFGILPEKMPGSEKDTPAKIALGEKLYFEKRLSINDSQSCSSCHGTLGKTAGVDNLPTSPGALGKNGDRNSPTSLNAGFHFVQFWDGRAADLKAQAKGPILNPVEMAMPSEAAVEKKLSEIAEYVDLFAKAFPDQDKKITYDNLAEAIAAFERTLITRDRFDEFQAGNHRALTSDEQKGLETFLSAGCIQCHNGPLLGGNSFRKLGQVNPYENTTDVGRSAVSKNDAEKYFFKVPSLRNIALTAPYFHDGKVATLPEAVKKMAYLQLGKELSSEEVDSIVSFLKALSDKNRSN; this is encoded by the coding sequence ATGAAGAATTCAAAAATACTATACTTGGGTCTAATTTTGGCCTTGGTTTCGGCATGCGGCCCATCCGAGAAAACAAAACAGCTTATGCAAGACGCGAAGACTTCCTTCGGAATTCTTCCGGAAAAAATGCCAGGTTCCGAAAAGGATACTCCGGCTAAGATTGCTTTAGGCGAAAAACTCTATTTCGAAAAACGTCTTTCTATCAACGATTCACAGTCTTGTAGTTCCTGCCACGGAACTCTTGGCAAAACCGCTGGAGTAGACAATCTCCCTACTTCTCCAGGTGCGCTTGGGAAAAATGGAGATCGGAATTCTCCTACATCTTTGAACGCAGGATTCCATTTCGTTCAATTTTGGGACGGAAGAGCGGCTGACCTAAAGGCTCAGGCAAAAGGTCCTATCTTAAATCCAGTAGAAATGGCTATGCCTTCTGAAGCTGCAGTGGAGAAAAAACTTTCTGAAATCGCGGAATACGTGGATCTGTTTGCAAAAGCATTCCCGGATCAGGACAAAAAGATCACCTATGACAATTTGGCAGAGGCGATTGCTGCGTTCGAAAGAACTCTGATCACCAGAGACCGTTTCGATGAGTTCCAAGCAGGAAATCATAGAGCTTTAACTTCTGATGAGCAGAAGGGACTGGAAACCTTCCTAAGCGCTGGATGTATCCAATGTCATAACGGGCCTCTATTAGGAGGAAACAGCTTCCGTAAGCTAGGACAGGTGAATCCTTACGAAAACACGACCGACGTTGGAAGATCCGCAGTGAGTAAGAACGATGCTGAAAAGTATTTCTTCAAAGTTCCGTCTCTTAGAAATATAGCCTTAACTGCTCCTTATTTCCATGATGGAAAGGTAGCAACCCTGCCGGAAGCGGTTAAAAAAATGGCATATTTGCAGCTTGGAAAAGAGCTTTCCTCGGAAGAGGTGGATTCGATAGTATCTTTCTTGAAGGCATTATCGGATAAAAATCGGTCTAATTAA
- a CDS encoding LIC10647 family lipoprotein, which yields MSGILDSIIINAGAEYTALDFFTHPSNVQGIPISKFSAPGSGADTSVVSRGSTTTRAFYSIGSVPSRIPGTRDIKGFFSFLSGLAWSFNLTSPRTYRGNLINYPDDGRRYLAFDDYVSNQLFPLPPQLGRNMEYTYEDYQMYFTLYLGYYEGKNVNFGVGPIYGLAVYRMDIIEREHRVSSVKNQLQELKGLRLLLEYNIGQYFPETILYNAYLFLEITSFGDLDGKGLNIKNQVTTANGLPAPSLYMNMTTYRMGVRKEIQLSKVPHKKEEGPAYPPLQNLPSAGLPPKEDTKSDSENPG from the coding sequence ATGAGCGGGATTTTAGACTCGATCATTATCAATGCGGGTGCTGAATATACCGCCTTAGATTTTTTTACTCACCCATCCAATGTCCAGGGAATACCTATCAGTAAGTTCAGTGCTCCAGGTTCAGGCGCAGATACAAGCGTAGTAAGTAGAGGCTCCACAACTACACGTGCATTTTACTCTATCGGATCTGTTCCAAGTAGGATCCCAGGCACAAGAGATATCAAAGGATTTTTTTCTTTCTTAAGTGGGCTCGCTTGGTCCTTTAATTTAACTTCTCCCCGAACATATAGAGGAAATCTGATCAATTATCCTGATGACGGAAGACGTTATCTCGCATTCGACGATTATGTTTCCAATCAACTATTCCCTCTTCCTCCTCAGTTAGGAAGAAATATGGAATACACATACGAAGATTACCAAATGTATTTCACACTTTATTTAGGGTATTACGAAGGTAAAAATGTAAACTTTGGCGTTGGTCCAATATACGGTCTCGCTGTTTATAGAATGGATATTATAGAAAGAGAACATAGAGTCTCCAGTGTCAAAAACCAGTTACAAGAACTAAAAGGACTTCGTTTATTATTAGAATATAATATAGGCCAATACTTTCCGGAAACCATTCTTTATAATGCCTATCTTTTTTTGGAGATCACAAGTTTCGGAGATTTGGACGGTAAAGGTCTGAATATCAAAAATCAGGTCACAACTGCAAATGGGTTACCTGCTCCTTCTCTTTACATGAACATGACTACCTACAGGATGGGGGTTAGAAAAGAAATACAACTTTCTAAAGTGCCTCATAAAAAAGAAGAAGGACCGGCATATCCCCCTTTGCAAAACCTGCCCTCCGCAGGGCTTCCACCTAAAGAAGATACTAAATCAGATTCGGAAAATCCTGGATGA
- a CDS encoding metal-dependent hydrolase has translation MSSEILQDKDFHFYPVRKPKFEFSENGTSKHWMDGSAYKTHILNTWTLFFPDGERFFIRSIQKFLPNIKDPRVLRNAKAFMGQEAQHAGEHKKTWKILEDQGFKIKTFTDFVNSFFVNFVEKVLPAKSCLAATAGAEHYTSLVATIGLQIKALDQAESEMKRLWEWHAAEEIEHKSAAYDVFLDISGNYFRRMITFLGVTIVFWAATFIGAEILLWQEGLTFKWKTRKDAFRFIFIDEKVFFHALGAFFRYFRPNFHPEQEDNLELSKIIFESPEHKYKEIA, from the coding sequence ATGAGCAGCGAAATATTACAGGATAAGGATTTTCATTTTTATCCGGTCAGAAAACCTAAATTCGAATTTAGCGAGAACGGCACCAGTAAACATTGGATGGACGGTTCCGCTTATAAAACCCATATTCTGAATACCTGGACTTTATTTTTTCCGGATGGGGAAAGATTTTTTATCAGAAGTATCCAGAAATTCCTACCAAACATTAAAGATCCGAGAGTTCTCAGAAATGCAAAAGCATTCATGGGCCAAGAAGCCCAGCACGCGGGAGAGCATAAAAAAACCTGGAAAATCCTAGAAGACCAGGGCTTTAAGATCAAAACATTCACTGATTTTGTGAATTCATTCTTTGTAAACTTTGTAGAAAAAGTATTACCAGCTAAGTCTTGTTTGGCGGCAACTGCAGGCGCGGAACATTATACTTCTCTTGTTGCTACTATAGGTCTTCAAATTAAGGCATTAGACCAAGCAGAATCAGAGATGAAACGTCTTTGGGAATGGCATGCAGCAGAAGAGATAGAACACAAATCAGCTGCCTACGATGTGTTCTTGGATATCAGCGGAAATTATTTTAGAAGAATGATCACTTTCCTTGGAGTGACAATCGTATTCTGGGCGGCAACATTTATAGGCGCTGAAATTCTTTTATGGCAAGAGGGACTTACTTTTAAATGGAAAACCAGAAAAGATGCTTTTCGTTTTATCTTTATAGACGAAAAGGTCTTCTTTCATGCGCTGGGTGCATTCTTCAGATACTTCCGTCCTAATTTTCATCCGGAACAAGAAGATAATCTGGAATTAAGTAAGATAATATTCGAATCGCCAGAGCATAAATACAAGGAAATTGCATGA
- the dusA gene encoding tRNA dihydrouridine(20/20a) synthase DusA translates to MSFEKKQPILYPVSVAPMMDWTDRHFRFFLRLITKHSLFYTEMVTTGAILRGDKHRFLRFSQEESPVSLQLGGDNPSQLAECAKIGEEYGYSEINLNVGCPSDKVQVGNFGACLMKDPNKVADCISEMDSKTSIPVTVKCRIGVRGKETLEDLYEFVRSVSQAGARRITIHARIAILEGLSPAQNRTIPPLRYDDVYSIKKSFPDLVIELNGGVKTISDIHSHLDKVDGVMIGRAAYENPFLFSEVDSEFFGTEPLSLSRRDIFELAQEYVSSQTAEGEKPSRILKHLLGAFHEIRGARSYRRILTEKMYSNPSPKLLIEALQFIPDEYLDRKLGIPKIEAKEVANPVV, encoded by the coding sequence ATGTCTTTCGAAAAAAAACAGCCTATCTTATACCCCGTATCCGTAGCCCCTATGATGGACTGGACGGATAGGCATTTCCGTTTTTTCTTAAGACTAATCACTAAACATTCTCTATTCTATACAGAAATGGTGACTACTGGTGCCATACTAAGAGGGGACAAACATAGATTCTTACGTTTTTCTCAGGAAGAATCTCCTGTTTCATTACAGCTAGGCGGAGACAATCCTTCTCAACTTGCAGAATGTGCTAAGATTGGAGAAGAATACGGCTACTCAGAGATCAATCTGAATGTGGGTTGCCCAAGCGATAAGGTCCAAGTAGGAAATTTCGGAGCCTGTTTGATGAAGGACCCGAATAAAGTCGCTGATTGTATCTCAGAAATGGATTCTAAAACTTCTATCCCAGTTACAGTGAAATGTCGTATTGGTGTTCGAGGAAAAGAAACATTAGAAGATTTGTATGAATTTGTAAGATCCGTAAGCCAAGCTGGTGCGAGAAGGATCACTATACATGCAAGAATTGCAATATTAGAAGGTTTAAGTCCGGCTCAGAATAGAACCATTCCTCCATTACGTTATGACGATGTGTATTCTATCAAAAAAAGTTTTCCTGATCTTGTGATAGAGTTGAACGGAGGAGTCAAAACCATTTCGGATATCCATTCCCATTTAGACAAAGTGGATGGAGTGATGATAGGAAGGGCAGCTTATGAAAATCCTTTCTTATTCTCTGAAGTTGACTCTGAATTTTTTGGAACAGAACCTTTAAGCTTAAGTCGCAGAGATATTTTCGAGTTAGCGCAGGAATATGTTTCTTCTCAAACTGCAGAAGGTGAAAAGCCAAGTCGTATCTTAAAACATTTACTTGGAGCATTTCATGAGATCAGGGGTGCCCGCTCCTATCGCAGGATTCTCACAGAGAAAATGTATTCTAACCCTAGTCCTAAATTACTTATAGAAGCATTGCAGTTTATTCCCGACGAATACCTGGATCGTAAATTAGGAATTCCGAAAATTGAGGCCAAAGAGGTTGCGAATCCGGTGGTTTAA
- a CDS encoding M24 family metallopeptidase, translating to MSRETYPKEELESYRKVQALAYEAVESVRKELYPGITEKEAARKIDDYIRNAGGTSFFHYGFAWFGDRTAFRGFKRPLSLNYLRKGEGLLPHFGGKFQPSNRRLEEGMAVILDVAPTFAGRAADVGYAFSYGENPEHDKALLSLEEYRELIIRRVLEERSLSEIYLEVDARIRASGYVNCHSIYPQGVLGHKVGRLPAYNFPGGRVNGFPFQTFAYLFPQMIKDLIPGVSGHSPLWGEGSDFRAEPGLWAVEPHIGKIYSGSKESESFGAKWEEILVVTDSTAYWLDEDLPHVRLWKEKKRSKSSKPVTGAKKQKEKVPA from the coding sequence ATGTCCCGAGAAACATATCCTAAAGAAGAACTAGAATCTTACCGCAAAGTGCAAGCCTTGGCTTACGAAGCGGTGGAATCCGTACGCAAGGAATTATATCCAGGGATCACCGAAAAAGAAGCCGCTCGCAAAATTGACGATTATATCCGAAACGCTGGAGGCACGTCCTTCTTCCATTATGGTTTTGCATGGTTTGGAGATAGAACTGCATTTAGAGGATTCAAACGTCCACTCTCTCTTAATTATTTAAGAAAAGGAGAAGGTTTACTCCCTCATTTCGGAGGAAAGTTCCAACCCTCTAATCGTAGATTAGAAGAAGGTATGGCTGTGATCCTTGATGTAGCTCCTACGTTTGCAGGAAGAGCTGCAGATGTTGGTTATGCATTTTCATACGGCGAAAATCCAGAACATGATAAAGCACTTTTAAGTTTAGAAGAATACAGAGAATTAATCATAAGAAGAGTTTTAGAAGAAAGATCCTTATCCGAAATCTATTTAGAAGTGGATGCAAGGATACGTGCATCTGGATACGTTAACTGTCATTCTATCTATCCCCAGGGAGTTTTAGGTCATAAAGTAGGAAGACTTCCTGCTTATAATTTCCCAGGCGGAAGAGTGAATGGATTTCCATTCCAAACATTCGCATACTTATTCCCTCAAATGATAAAAGATCTGATTCCTGGAGTTTCAGGACATTCTCCATTATGGGGAGAAGGTTCCGACTTCAGAGCGGAGCCAGGACTCTGGGCAGTAGAACCTCATATTGGTAAGATTTATTCTGGCTCAAAAGAATCAGAATCCTTCGGAGCAAAATGGGAAGAAATCCTAGTAGTTACAGATTCCACTGCGTATTGGTTAGATGAGGATCTTCCTCATGTTCGTCTTTGGAAGGAGAAGAAAAGATCTAAATCTTCTAAACCAGTCACAGGCGCTAAAAAACAAAAAGAAAAAGTCCCGGCTTAA